Proteins from a single region of Paenibacillus sp. BIHB 4019:
- a CDS encoding MATE family efflux transporter: MAVTNKKFSLWLLAWPIFIELFLQFLLGAADTLMVSRISDQAVAVVGFSNQLFQALTTLFITVASGAGILIAQKLGSRKSEEARTIAIMAVSVSGIIGVGLSIVLYTMPGQIASLLKLPEHLMPLAETYISIVGGGMMLISLMAALSTAIRNTGNTKGPMYTAIGMNIVHVVLNYAFIFGAFGFPEWGLKGVAISTVICRLLAVTVLFVMFMHAFERTIRIRDLAKFSRKLFGDVLRIGWPLGVNMSCWVFTQLLIYTFLAMLGTNELAARTYLNTLESFCFMLGYSIALAVQIQIAHLYGAGKIKEAYGIAYRAMWIGLAIVTVNATLIFLFGKQLLGLFTQNHEIIALGVSLLGLNLILQPGKMVNMAMGNALNAVGDTRFTMWSSLISMWLIATGLAYWVGIEMGWGLLGIYACMILDEYIRGTLALLRWRGRKFLLKAERQHELEHKAAQGLAAGSGALAKS, translated from the coding sequence ATGGCAGTAACGAATAAAAAATTTTCGCTGTGGCTGCTGGCATGGCCGATTTTTATTGAACTATTTTTACAATTTTTGCTAGGTGCGGCAGATACGCTGATGGTAAGCCGGATTTCCGATCAGGCGGTTGCCGTTGTCGGCTTCTCCAATCAGCTGTTTCAGGCGCTCACGACGCTGTTTATTACAGTGGCGAGCGGAGCCGGCATTCTCATTGCCCAAAAGCTGGGCTCTCGCAAAAGCGAGGAAGCACGGACGATTGCGATAATGGCGGTCAGTGTGAGCGGCATAATTGGGGTTGGGCTGAGCATCGTACTGTATACGATGCCGGGGCAAATTGCTTCGCTGCTCAAGCTGCCAGAGCATTTAATGCCGCTTGCTGAAACTTATATTTCCATCGTAGGCGGGGGCATGATGCTCATTTCCTTGATGGCGGCGCTTAGTACGGCGATTCGCAACACCGGCAATACAAAGGGACCGATGTATACAGCTATTGGCATGAACATTGTACATGTGGTTCTCAACTATGCCTTTATTTTTGGCGCCTTCGGCTTCCCGGAATGGGGGCTGAAAGGGGTAGCGATATCGACGGTCATCTGTCGTTTGCTCGCCGTCACGGTGCTGTTTGTTATGTTCATGCATGCCTTTGAACGTACGATCCGGATTCGCGATCTTGCAAAATTCAGCCGCAAGCTGTTTGGCGATGTGCTGCGAATTGGTTGGCCGCTTGGCGTCAATATGTCCTGCTGGGTGTTTACACAGCTGCTTATTTATACTTTTTTGGCGATGCTCGGCACGAATGAGCTGGCAGCCCGAACGTATTTAAATACACTGGAATCGTTTTGCTTTATGCTGGGCTATTCCATTGCTTTGGCTGTGCAAATTCAAATTGCCCATTTGTATGGAGCGGGAAAAATTAAAGAAGCTTATGGCATAGCGTATCGCGCCATGTGGATCGGGCTTGCCATCGTTACGGTCAATGCCACGCTTATTTTCTTATTCGGCAAGCAGCTGCTCGGTTTATTTACGCAAAATCATGAAATCATAGCGCTGGGCGTCTCGCTGCTAGGACTTAACTTAATCTTGCAGCCAGGCAAAATGGTCAATATGGCGATGGGGAATGCGCTAAACGCAGTCGGTGACACAAGGTTTACGATGTGGAGCTCGCTAATCTCCATGTGGCTCATTGCAACGGGGCTGGCCTACTGGGTCGGCATCGAGATGGGCTGGGGTCTGCTCGGCATTTATGCCTGCATGATTTTGGATGAGTACATTCGGGGCACACTTGCTCTGCTGCGCTGGCGGGGTAGGAAATTTCTGCTCAAAGCTGAGCGGCAGCATGAACTGGAGCATAAGGCTGCACAAGGTTTAGCAGCGGGTTCGGGTGCGCTTGCTAAGTCATGA
- a CDS encoding AraC family transcriptional regulator — MTMIHLTIPPLPHYIIGGLSIAPAGRRHPSRRNIGVFDLLVVTKGCLYIGEEEREYEVQAGHALILRPDAYHYATLACQETTAYYWIHFQTTGAWSISERLADQQAGGGSLERIQNNNYYTMPTFTKQLPQFAKLLQPSRMDSLLRQLVQLNTNDHIPGVKWKQQLAFQEIMGQLSASLEVTGPSPSAQCAEQAASYLREHYRDHITAQELSEAVNFHSVYIARCMQKEFGCAPFDYLMRFRLEQAKLLLLQTDLAVARIAEEVGFNQPAYFTSCFSRYEGLSPRQYRQRFSHG, encoded by the coding sequence ATGACGATGATTCATTTGACGATTCCCCCGCTTCCCCATTACATTATAGGCGGCCTCTCCATCGCCCCGGCAGGACGCAGACACCCGAGCAGAAGAAATATTGGCGTGTTCGATCTGCTAGTCGTGACGAAAGGCTGCCTTTATATCGGTGAAGAGGAGCGGGAATATGAGGTGCAAGCTGGTCATGCGCTCATATTGCGACCGGATGCTTACCATTATGCGACGCTGGCATGCCAAGAAACTACGGCTTACTACTGGATTCATTTCCAGACAACTGGAGCATGGAGCATTTCAGAAAGGCTCGCTGATCAGCAGGCTGGCGGCGGCAGCCTTGAGCGTATACAAAACAATAATTATTACACGATGCCAACCTTTACAAAACAACTCCCGCAATTTGCGAAGCTGCTCCAGCCTTCCCGCATGGACAGCCTGCTGCGGCAGCTTGTGCAGTTGAATACGAATGACCATATTCCCGGCGTCAAGTGGAAGCAGCAGCTCGCTTTCCAGGAAATTATGGGGCAGCTTTCCGCCTCCTTGGAGGTAACTGGGCCTTCTCCCTCCGCGCAGTGCGCTGAGCAAGCCGCCTCGTATTTGCGCGAGCACTACCGTGATCATATAACCGCACAGGAGCTAAGCGAGGCCGTTAACTTTCATTCTGTTTACATTGCGAGATGCATGCAAAAAGAGTTCGGCTGCGCGCCCTTCGATTATTTAATGCGCTTCCGCTTGGAGCAGGCCAAGCTGCTTCTGCTTCAAACGGACCTTGCAGTCGCCCGCATTGCCGAGGAGGTCGGCTTCAATCAGCCTGCCTATTTCACCTCCTGCTTCTCGCGTTATGAGGGGCTCTCGCCGCGCCAATACCGCCAGCGCTTCTCGCATGGCTGA
- a CDS encoding peptidylprolyl isomerase, which translates to MLHNTRKSAWRRLALLVVAAVLVMTVLAACGSKKEEGNGTSFSGTSEGATVATYKDNGKVTEAEFNKYLAVFNFLQPGYESVTALPQFQEQLLQQYIAYKILAAQASEETVKQATTDTDKQYADFEAALEQQAELKTQLEAKKITNSDVKAYMKLMLVVVDHMKSKVTDEELKKEFETNIAKYSTVTLRHILIATSETDAETQETKELRTKAEALKIAKEVKAKLDEGGDWAALAKVYSDDPGSKEAGGQYANAKPGDWVENFKNAAMTQKIGVIGEPVETEYGYHVILVEKRDELTYDKLDATTKEAVESAVAYAHMSTFMSEDMKNQEVKITLPEQSPAPGAEQSPAASDDAKATDDAAASQAPASPSASVEPSASPAAK; encoded by the coding sequence ATGTTGCACAACACACGCAAATCGGCATGGCGCAGATTGGCTCTGCTTGTAGTCGCGGCAGTGCTGGTCATGACGGTTCTGGCGGCTTGCGGCTCGAAGAAAGAAGAAGGAAACGGTACCTCGTTCAGCGGTACAAGCGAAGGGGCGACTGTTGCTACTTATAAGGACAATGGCAAAGTAACAGAGGCTGAATTCAACAAGTATTTGGCGGTATTTAATTTCCTGCAGCCAGGGTATGAGTCCGTAACGGCTCTGCCACAGTTCCAGGAGCAATTGCTGCAGCAGTACATTGCTTACAAAATTTTGGCGGCTCAAGCAAGCGAAGAAACGGTGAAACAGGCTACTACAGATACGGACAAGCAGTATGCGGATTTTGAAGCGGCACTGGAGCAGCAAGCCGAGTTGAAAACGCAGCTGGAAGCAAAAAAAATCACGAACAGCGATGTAAAAGCCTACATGAAGCTGATGCTGGTTGTCGTGGATCACATGAAATCCAAAGTGACTGACGAAGAGCTTAAGAAAGAGTTCGAAACGAATATTGCCAAATATTCGACCGTAACCCTTCGTCATATTCTTATTGCTACTTCCGAGACGGATGCGGAAACGCAAGAAACGAAGGAACTGCGCACGAAAGCAGAAGCGCTGAAAATTGCCAAAGAAGTAAAAGCGAAGCTGGATGAGGGCGGCGACTGGGCGGCTCTTGCTAAGGTCTATTCGGACGACCCGGGCTCCAAAGAAGCTGGCGGCCAATATGCAAATGCGAAGCCAGGCGACTGGGTTGAAAACTTCAAAAATGCAGCTATGACGCAAAAAATCGGCGTAATTGGCGAGCCCGTAGAAACCGAATATGGCTATCATGTCATTTTGGTTGAGAAACGCGATGAGCTGACTTACGACAAGCTTGATGCTACAACGAAAGAAGCAGTAGAGAGCGCTGTAGCTTACGCCCATATGAGCACTTTCATGAGCGAAGATATGAAAAATCAAGAAGTGAAAATTACGCTGCCTGAGCAATCTCCTGCCCCAGGTGCAGAGCAATCCCCGGCAGCAAGCGATGATGCGAAAGCAACTGATGATGCTGCGGCATCGCAAGCACCGGCTTCGCCTAGCGCGTCGGTAGAACCGTCCGCATCGCCTGCGGCGAAGTAA